ACGGAGGATGAAACGGGGTTGTAGTTCTCCCTCCCACCGCGCAGCGGGGGGAGGGCCGGGGAGGGGGGCTACCCGCGGCGAGCACCGAAGCCCGTCACAGCGCACGAGCCAGGTAGTTTCTATTCAGGGAGCCGCTGCGCCCAACCTGTTCCAGCACCGATGTTTGGCGGACGCTCCCCCGGGACGACCCTTTCGTCTCCAGTGGAATGCACGGTCGGTTCGGAAGATGAATGACTTTGCTGGTTCTGCGATGAGAAAAGCCCTTTGCCGGACTCGACATCAGCCCTGCCTGAGCGCGACGGCCGGGTCCACCCCCGTCGCCCGCCTGGCCGGAAGGTAGCAGGCCGCCAGCGCCGTCGCGGCCAGCAGCAGCGAGACGCCCGCGAACACCGGCGGATCGCCGGGGCCCACGCCGTAGAGCAGGCCCGCCATGACCCGGGTCGCGGCCAGCGCCCCCGCCAGTCCCAGGGCGATCCCGGCGAGGGCGGGCGCCATCCCCCGCCCCACCACCAGCCGCAGCACGTCGCCCCTGCGCGCGCCGAGCGCCACGCGGATGCCGATCTCGTGCGTGCGCTGCGTGACCGTGTACGCCGTCACGCCGTAGATGCCCAGGGTGGCCAGCACCAGCGCCGTGAGCGCGAAGCTCCCCAGCAGCAGCGTGTGGAAGCGGCGCCGGGCCACCGAGCGGCCCAGCAGCGCGTCCATCGTCCTGGTCTCGTGCACGAGCGCGTCCGGAGCGACCTCCCGGACCGCGCGGCGCACGGCGGGCGCCAGCCTGGCCGGATCCGCCGCGGCGGCGCGCACCACCAGGTGGAGCTCGGGCCGGGGAGCCTGGAGGTACGGCACGTAGAACTCGGGCTGCGCTTCCTCGTCCAGCCCCCGGTGCCGCACGTCCCCCACCACGCCGACGATCTCGCGCGGCGGCTGGTCTCCGATGGCGACGCGCCTGCCCAGCGGGTCCTCGCCCGGCAGGTGGCGGCGCGCGAACGCCTGGTTCACGACCAGGACCGGCGGCGAGCCTTCCGCGTCCCCGTCGGTGAACGGCCTCCCCCGGAGCAGGGGAATGCCCATGGCGCGGAAGTAGCCGGGGCTCGCGACCTGGTAGCGGACGACGGGCTCCGCGCCGGGAGCGAAGGGCGCCCGCCCCACGACGCGGAAGACGTCGTAGCTGTCCCTGCCGCCGAGCGGCAGGAACCTCGCCGCGCCCACCGCCTCCACGCCCGGCACCGCCTCGACCCGCCGCAGCACCTGCCGGAAGACCGCCGCCTGCCGGGCGGGCTCCGGGTGGCGGGCCTCCGACAGCGAGACGCGGCTGGTGAGGACCCGCCCGGTCTCGTACCCCGGCTCGGTCTGGAGCAGGCGCGCGAAGCTCTTGGCCAGCAGCCCCGCGCCGGCCAGGAGCATCAGCGACAGCGCGGCCTCCGAGGCCACCAGCACCCCGCGCAGGCGGGTGCGGCGCACCCCGTCCGTGGCGCCCCTGCCACCTTCCTTCAGCGAGCCGCCCGGGCTCCCCCGCGACCCCTGCAGCGCCGGGGCGAGCCCGAAGACGATTCCCGTGACGACGGACAGCGCCAGCGCGAAGCCGAGCACGGGAGCGTTCAGCCCGGCGTCGGCCAGGCGCGGGACGTCGGCGGGGCCCGCCCGGGCGATGGCGCGCACCAGCCAGCCGGCGAGCAGCAGCCCCAGGGCCCCGCCCGCGAGCGAGAGCAGCAGGCTCTCGGTGAGCAGCTGCCGCACGATGCGCGCGCGGCTCGCGCCGAGCGCGCGGCGGACGGCGATCTCGTCGGCGCGCGCGGCGGCCCGGGCGAGCAGCAGGTTGGCCACGTTGGCACAGGAGATCAGGAGCACCAGGCCGACCGCGCCGAGCAGGACGAGCAGCGCCGGCCGCGCGCCGCCCACCACGTCTTCCCGCAGCGGGACGAGGCGGAAGCGCCACCCCGTGTTCGCGTCCGGGTACTGCGCTTCGAGCCGGCGGCCGATGGTCTCGATCTCCGCCCGGGCCCGCTCGAGCCCGACGCCCGGCCCGAGGCGCGCGATCACCAGCAGGTACTTGCCGCGGCGGTTCGGCAGGCGCTCGGCGGAGCCCGGGTCGCTCGCCACCGGCACCCAGTACTCGGACCTCTCCCCTTCCACGGGGAAGCGGAACCCCGGCGGCATCACCCCCACCACCGTGACGCTCCGGTCGTCCAGCGTGACCTGCCGCCCGACGACGCCCGGGTCGGAGGCGAAGCGGCGCCGCCACAGCTCGTG
The genomic region above belongs to Longimicrobium sp. and contains:
- a CDS encoding ABC transporter permease gives rise to the protein MTAWARVVRARLYGLLRKGRIEREMDEEMRFHIRMRAEENVRRGMAPEEARRAAERSFGNLARIKDAARDVRGGGLPETLLQDLRYGARTLRRAPAFALTVVLTSALAIGANTAIFSVVDAVLLRPLPFEDPGRLARLWGGLADGTAERIPVSYPNFADYRSQARTLRNVAAYSPTSAVLRAPGGEPESVWGARASADLFPLLGVRPELGRAYSPEEDRPDGPPVVVLGHELWRRRFASDPGVVGRQVTLDDRSVTVVGVMPPGFRFPVEGERSEYWVPVASDPGSAERLPNRRGKYLLVIARLGPGVGLERARAEIETIGRRLEAQYPDANTGWRFRLVPLREDVVGGARPALLVLLGAVGLVLLISCANVANLLLARAAARADEIAVRRALGASRARIVRQLLTESLLLSLAGGALGLLLAGWLVRAIARAGPADVPRLADAGLNAPVLGFALALSVVTGIVFGLAPALQGSRGSPGGSLKEGGRGATDGVRRTRLRGVLVASEAALSLMLLAGAGLLAKSFARLLQTEPGYETGRVLTSRVSLSEARHPEPARQAAVFRQVLRRVEAVPGVEAVGAARFLPLGGRDSYDVFRVVGRAPFAPGAEPVVRYQVASPGYFRAMGIPLLRGRPFTDGDAEGSPPVLVVNQAFARRHLPGEDPLGRRVAIGDQPPREIVGVVGDVRHRGLDEEAQPEFYVPYLQAPRPELHLVVRAAAADPARLAPAVRRAVREVAPDALVHETRTMDALLGRSVARRRFHTLLLGSFALTALVLATLGIYGVTAYTVTQRTHEIGIRVALGARRGDVLRLVVGRGMAPALAGIALGLAGALAATRVMAGLLYGVGPGDPPVFAGVSLLLAATALAACYLPARRATGVDPAVALRQG